CTCGCTGCTCGTCATCGAACACAATCTGGACGTGGTACGCGCTGCGGACTGGATCATCGATCTGGGACCGGAGGGCGGCGAAGGCGGCGGCGAAGTGCTGTGCGCCGGCACGCTCGCGCACGTTCTCGCGTGCGAGGGCTCGCACACGGGGCGGGCGCTGGCCGACTACGAGCGCACGGTGGTGGCGCCGGCGCTGGCCGCAGCATCGGGCCGGACCGGCGGCAACGCGGGCATGCCGCTGCAAACCGCATTGCGCGCCGAGCGTGCCCGTCGCAAGCCGGCGGGCGGCGACGACATTCGTATCGTCAACGCCCGCGAACACAACCTCAAGTCGCTCGACGTGGCGATTCCGCGCGGCAGGTTCAGCGTGATCACCGGGGTGTCCGGCTCGGGCAAATCCACGCTCGCGTTCGACATTCTGTTCAACGAAGGACAGCGGCGGTATCTCGAATCGCTCAACGCTTATGCGCGCTCCATCGTACAGCCGGCGGGGCGTCCGGAAGTGGATGCCGTGTACGGCATTCCGCCCACCGTCGCCATCGAGCAACGTCTGTCGCGCGGCGGACGCAAGAGTACCGTTGCCACGACCACGGAAGTCTGGCATTTCCTGCGTTTGCTGTACGTGAAGCTCGGGATTCAGCATTGCATTCATGACGGCGCGCCCGTCACGGCGCAGAGTCCCGATTCCATCGTGGCGCAACTGATGCGCGACCGTCGTGGCCAGCATGTCGGTCTGCTGGCGCCGCTCGTCGTCGGACGTAAGGGGATCTACACGGATCTGGCGAAATGGGCCAAGGCTCGCGGACATTCTCACCTGCGGGTGGACGGCGTCTTTCTGCCGGTGGACCCGTGGCCGAAGCTCGATCGCTTCCGGGAGCACACCATCGAATTGCCGGTTGGCGACGTGGTGATCGTGCCGGAGAACGAAGGTATGCTGCGCACGTTGCTCGCGGCGGCGCTGGAGCTGGGCAAGGGTGTGATGCACCTGCTCGCCCCGCTCGACGGCCTTGGCGACACGATGGGCGACGAACAGCCGGGTGAAGGCGTGGGCGAGATCGAGGTGTTCTCGGTCAAGCGTGCCTGCCCGGTATGCGGCACGAGCTACCCGGACCTCGATCCGCGCATGTTTTCGTTCAACAGCAAGCACGGCTGGTGCGCCACGTGTGTGGGGACCGGGTTGGCGCTCACGCGCGAGCAACGCGAAGCGTTCGACGACACCGTTCTCAATCAGGACAATCGCGGGCGCGAGCATTCGTTGCCCTCGCAGGATCAGGAACCGGAAGACGTGGGGGATCAGCCGTGTCCGGATTGCCATGGCGCACGTCTGAATGGCGTGGCACGTGCCGTCACGTTCGACGGCCACGCGATCTCCGATGTCGCGCAATGGACCGTGACGGACACGCGTCAGTGGATTGAGCGCCTCGCACTGAAGGGCCGCGACGCGAGCATCGCGCGCGATCTGATCAGTGAAATTCAGGGGCGTCTGGCATTTCTCGAAGAAGTCGGACTCGGCTATCTCACGCTCGACCGGGCCGCGCCCACGCTCTCGGGCGGCGAATCACAGCGCATCCGTCTTGCGGCGCAGCTCGGCAGCAACTTGCAGGGCGTGTGCTACGTGCTCGACGAGCCGACCATCGGCCTGCATCCGCGCGACAACGGTATCTTGCTCGGCGCGCTGCGCAAACTCGGCGATCAGGGCAATACGCTGGTCGTGGTGGAGCACGACGAGGATACGATTCGCCGCGCCGACCACATCATCGACATCGGCCCGGGGGCGGGCAAGCGCGGCGGTACGCTCGTCGCGCAGGGCAATGTAGCGGATCTCGCGTCGCATCCCGATTCGTTGACCGGCAAGTTTCTCGCGCATCCGTTGCAGCATCCGATTCAGCCGCGCCGCGAAGTCGTTGCGCCGGCGAAGGGAGTCGACGCGGTGCCGCCGAACTGGCTGACGGTGCATGGCGCAACGCTTCATAACCTGAAGAACGTGACGGCCTGCCTGCCGCTTTCCCGTCTCACGGCCATTACCGGCGTGTCGGGATCGGGCAAGTCGACGCTCGCGCGCGACGTGCTGATGACGAACCTGCTCGATGCGGTGGGCCGTTCGGTGCTGTCGTCGCCCGCCGAGCGACGCGCACGCAAAGGGACGGTTCGCCATGCCGTGAAAGCCGACGGCAAGCCGCGGGTGAAGTCGGAAGCACCGGCGCAGGCGCGTCAGCCGGTGGTACATGCCTGGCACGGGTGCGAGTCGGTGACTGGCTGGGAGATGATCGACCGCGTGCTGGAAGTCGACCAGACACCGATCGGCAAGACGCCGCGTTCGTGTCCTGCCACGTACATCGGCTTCTGGGATACGATCCGACGGCTCTTCGCCGACACGCTCGAAGCGCGGGCGCGCGGCTATTCTGCGTCGCGCTTCTCGTTCAACACCGGCGAAGGCCGTTGCCCGGCATGCGAAGGACAAGGCGTTCGGACCATTGGCATGAGTTTCCTCGCGGACGTGAAGGTGCTGTGCGATGTCTGTCATGGGCAGCGCTTCAATGCCGAGACACTGGCCGTGACATGGCGCGGCAAGAGCATCGGCGACGTGCTGACGATGGAAGTGGACGAAGCCGTCGAGTTCTTTGCGTCGATGCCGAGCATTGCACATCCGCTGCAACTCATGAAGGACGTCGGGCTCGGCTATCTCACATTGGGGCAGCCGTCGCCGACGTTGTCGGGCGGCGAAGCGCAGCGCATCAAGCTGGTGACTGAACTGACCAAGGTGCGCGACGACATCACGCGACGCGGGCAGAAGTCGCCGCACACGCTGTACGTGCTCGATGAGCCGACGGTCGGTCTGCACATGGCGGACGTGGCGCGTCTGATCAACGTGCTGCACCGGCTGGTGAACGGCGGGCATACGGTCGTGGTCATCGAGCACAACCTCGATGTGATCGCCGAAGCCGACTGGATCGTCGACATGGGACCGGAGGGCGGCAAGGACGGCGGGACCGTGGTTGCCGCGACCTCGCCCGACGCGCTGGCCAGGGTCAAGGCGAGCCACACCGGTATTGCGCTCAAACCCGTGCTTGCGCAGACGGCAGCGTCCGGAGCGACGGCGGCAACGCCGCAGGAAGCTGCCACGGCGAAGTAAGGGATACGGGCGCAAGCGTGAGGCGGGTAGCGTTGGAGAAGGCGCCGCCCGCCGCATCGACTCCACGGACCTCGGTGGCTCGAACCGAACCGGGCCAATGCTGCGTGCCGCGCTCGTCGTGGGCGCCGACGGCGCGCACCCGTGGGTGCGCAGCACCGCCGGGCCATGCTGCCGATAGCGGAATACGCCGACGACTTCACGGGACGCCTGACGCGAGCATCCCCGTTTTTTGTTGGCGCATCATCTCATGGCACGCAGCGCCCTACTTTCCACAGCCCGACGTAGCCCGTTTACCCATCTCATTGCGCTGATCGTTCGGTGCTTTGGTCGATTTTAAAATATATTAATCAATATATTGTTCGGTTGGATCTAGATCATTAAATCTCCACGAACGCACCGAATGTGAGTGCTCGCTTGCAAGTGTGAGCAGCCAACCGAGGTTCTCTCGAAATCTTTCCAATTATTTCTAAATCGGAAATTAGAAATAGACAATTATCGACTTTATTGCGATTGATGAGAGCAATAGACTGCAACTGTCGACGATGAATTGAACATCGCCTCTTTCAGACAGACAGGAGAATCATCATGAAGCGCACTCTTATTACCTCGGCTCTGGTTTCCGCAATGCTGGCTGTTTCGGCCGGTTCGGCTTTCGCCAGCGACGCGTTCGACGGTCCCTCGGAATTCTCGTGGGTCCCGCAAACCAGCGTGCTGACCCGCGCACAGGTTCGTGAAGAACTGGTGCAGGCCCAACAGGCCGGTCTGGTCGTGCAACACGACGCCGTCTACCCGAAGGCAGCGCCGAGCGCTCAGCCGGCTGCGGCGAGCGCCCCGGTGACCATGGGTTCGGTCGGTGGCCTGCAACGCGCCGGTACGACCTACTTCGGCAATTAAATCGGTACCCATCGCTTTCGCGAATCGCTGCACTTGCCGTAACACCGTAAGCCTGCGCCGATAAGGTGCATCGCCTCCGGATCGCAGTCTCCGATACCAGATCGGCCGCCTCGTTTGCGGCCGATTTTGTTTTGGGCGCTCGCATTTCGTGGGCGCCGGAAAACTGAACGGCGCTTACCGTCCGCCGCGCGAACGTTGTATTCGGGGCGGGGACCGACCGGATGACGTTCGCTCGCGTTGCCCCCGAAGTCGACGGGTGTGAATAACCCTGTCGATAACGCTGTGAACAAGCTGTGTTGTAGTTGTGGGCAACCCTGTGGACGATCAGGGGATAGCTGGTGGATAGCCAGTGGAAAGGCGGTGGAAAATACGGGAAAACGACGGGGATAACCTGTGGATATGTGGTAAGCATACGGTGAACAAGTCCTGCATAACCCGGGGCAAGCCAGTGGATTTCCTGTGGAGATCTGCCGTTTTTCTGTGGGCAAGTTTGTGGATTAGCAGTGGACAGATTCGATTCGGCTGGTGCGGTTGCCACCTCCAGCATGCCTGCCCGGCGAGACGTCCTCTCAATAACACCGGACGCACCCAGAAATCCGCTGGCCGACTGTCTGCGCCAAAAATTCGATGATGCGTACGATGGCGTTGTCGCATGCTTCGGGCTGGGGACCCATCATCGGTGCGCCCCTGGCGGTGACGTCTTGCACGAAGGTTGCTGCCCGGCGTGGCTTTGGCCCGGACGTCGATCACAAACATTTGTCACTTAGCATTCGCCAATCGGAGATAAGGCGTGATGCCGTCACCGCTTAGAATGTCATCGGATACCGAATCAATCCATCCGAGCGTTCCTCCCGTGGAACGTAATGCCCGTCCGGAGACATTCGACATGAGCGACAAAAATAATGGCAACGAAGGCACGCCCGGCAGTCCGGCAACCCCGCCATGGCGGCTGGAGACGTTGGCCGTGCACGGCGGCTACCGTCCGGATCCGACCACACGCGCCGTGGCCGTTCCGATTTATCAGACGGTGGCCTACGCCTTCGACGACACGCAACACGGCGCCGATCTGTTCGATCTGAAGGTGCCGGGCAACATCTATACGCGCATCATGAACCCCACGCAGGACGTGCTGGAGCAGCGGGTCGCGGCCCTCGAAGGCGGTGTGGCGGCGCTGGCGCTGGCCTCCGGTCAGGCGGCGGTGACCTATGCAATCCAGACAATTGCGGAAGCGGGCGACAACATCGTCGCGGCCAGCACGCTCTATGGCGGCACCTACAACTTGCTGGCGCACACGTTGCCGCTATCGGGCATCACCACGCGTTTTGCCGATCCCCGTGAACCGGAATCGTTCGAGCCGCTCATCGATGACAGGACCAAAGCCATTTTTGCCGAGTCGGTCGGCAACCCGCTGGGCAACATCACGGATATCGCGAAGCTCGCGGAGATCGCCCATCGTCACGGCATTCCGCTCATCATCGACAACACTGTGCCGTCGCCCTACCTGCTGCGCCCGTTCGAGCACGGCGCGGACATCGTCGTCCACTCGCTGACCAAATATCTCGGCGGTCACGGCACGAGCATCGGCGGTGCCATCGTGGATTCGGGCAAGTTCCCGTGGGCGGAGCACAAGACGCGCTTCAAGCGTCTGAACGAACCGGACGTGAGCTATCACGGCGTGGTGTACACGCAGGCATTCGGCCCGGCGGCGTACATCGGCCGCGCGCGCGTGGTGCCGTTGCGCAATACCGGCGCGGCCATCTCGCCGTTCAACGCGTTCCAGATCCTTCAGGGCATCGAGACGCTCGCGCTGCGGCTCGAACGCATTACGGATAACGCGCTCAAAGTCGCGCAATTCCTGAAGACGCACCCGAAAGTGGAATGGGTGAACTATGCAGGGCTGCCGGAGCACCCCGAACACGCACTGGTGGACAAGTACCTGTCGGGCCGCGGCCCAGGCATTCTCACCTTCGGTGTGAAGGGCGGACGGGCGGCCGGCGCCGCATTTCAGGACGCGCTGCAACTCTTCACGCGGCTGGTGAACATCGGTGACGCCAAGTCGCTTGCCACGCACCCCGCGTCCACCACGCACCGCCAACTCTCTCCGGACGAACTGCGCAAGGCCGGCGTGAGCGAAGAGACGGTGCGCCTTTCCCTCGGTATCGAGCACATCGACGACCTGCTAGCCGACCTCGATCAGGCACTTCGCAAGTAATCGCCGACGCGCCGGGCGGCCGTCGTTCCAACTGGCGCAACGCCAGGCGGCACGAGGTGTTCCGCTCCGGGCCGCGACTCGCCGAGACGCTTCACGTCCTCATTTTCCGCCAAGATTGCCGGAGTATCATGCGCCGCATCCGGCTGGGGGCAGGCAGCCGGTGCCGCCGCCATGTGACTGTCACTAAACGGTCACAATAACGGCGTACTGTCCTTGCCCATTTCTCAAGGATTACGCATGGACTATTTGCAAGTGCTCGTGCTCGCCGTCGTACAAGGCGTGGCGGAGCTGCTTCCGGTGTCGAGTTCGGCACACGTCATCATGGCCGAGAAGCTAATGGGGCTCGATCCGTCGACGCCCGCCATGACGCTGTTGCTCGTCATGCTGCACACCGGCACGATGCTCGCGGTCATCGTCTACTTCTGGAAGTCGTGGCGCGAGCGCTACTTCTCGTCGAAGCACGATTTCATCCATAACGCGAAGCAGGTCGTCGTTGCGACGGCCTTCACCGGCGTGATCGGTCTCGCGCTGATGTTTTTCATCGAGAAGGTGCTCATGCGCGGCACCGGCCATGCGGAAATCGAGCACCTCTTCGGCAACCTGTACATCATCTCCGCTGGCCTCGCGATGGCGGGCATTCTGATTCTGATCTCGGGCAGCAGGCGTGCGCCGATGGGCGACCGTCCGATGCGCGGCGCGGATTCCGCGTGGATCGGCGCGGTGCAGGGCATCTGCCTGCCCTTTCGTGGTTTTTCGCGTTCGGGTTCGACCATTTCGACGGGCATGCTGCGTGGCCTGGACAAGCGGCGCGTGGAGGAATTCAGCTTTGCGCTGGCGGTGGTGCTCACGCCGCCGGTGATTGCCAAGGAAGCGTACCGTCTGTACAAATCGGGCGGCGCGCAATCGCTCTCGGGGCATTTCATGTCGGTGCTCACGCCGAGTCTCGTGGGCATGGGCTTCAGCTTCCTCGCCGGTCTCGTGGCGCTGCGCTGGCTGTCGCGCTGGCTCGAACACGGCCGGTGGTACCTGTTCGGCATCTACTGCCTCGTGGCGTCCGCCGTCGTGCTTGCGGCAAGCCAGTATCTGTAAGCCGCCGGAGGGCAGCCCTCGCGGCTGCCCTCGTATCAAACCAGTCCCGCCACGACGTCCATGAACGCGGCGATGGCGCGCGACTCACGACGCTCCGCCAGACACACCACGACGGTGGTGGTCTCCACCTTCGCATCGCCGATCGCCACCGTTGCGAGCCGCGCGTCGGGCGTGTGTTCGCGAGCGGACACGGCGGCGATGCCGAGCCCCAGGATGACCGCTTCGCGAATCGCTTCGCGGCTGCCGATCTCCATCGCCACTTTGGGGACCACACCGGCTTCCTGCATGGCGGCCTCCAGCGCGTGGCGCGTGGTCGAGCCCGCTTCGCGCATGAGCAGCGGTTCATCGGCCAGATCGGCGAGCTTGACGCTGGGACCCGCGCCGCGCCCACGACTGCCGCGACCCTGGGCAAAACGATGCGTGCGCGGCACCAGCAGTACGACCGGATGCGTGCGATACGGCACCGCATGAAGCCGTACATCGTCGTGATATCGCGCGAGCACCGCGACGTCGGTGCGATAGGCCAGCAAGCTCTCGATCATCTCCTCCGAATTGCCCGAGCGCATCGAGATACGAATGCCCGGATACCGCGGCTGGAATGCCGCGACGATCTCCATCGCGTGGTGCGGGCCGACCGCGCCCAGCCGTAATTCCCCCGTGCGCAGGCCGCCATGCTCCTTGAGCAGGCCGAGTGCTTCGGCTTCGTCCGAAAAGATGCGCAGGCTCACCGCGTAAAGCGCCTTGCCCGTGGGCGTGAGCGTCAATCCACGACCATGACGATAGAACAACTCCACTCCGTAAGTGTCTTCGAGCGCGCGAATCTGCGTCGTCATCGTTGGCTGACTCACGTGCAGCGCCTGGGCGGCGCGCGTAACGCTGCCGTGACGCGCCACGGCGTGGAACGAACGCAACTGGGTGATCCGCATGCCTCAAGCTCCCGTGACAAGGTATAGGTTTTACCAATATGTCGGCGAAAAAATGTGAATTGGAAGTATAGGACGCCGCTCTCCATAATCCAGCTCAATCTTCGTCAATCGATCGCAACGCCTTCCGGCGCGGCGGCGCTTAAGCCACCATGACTGCACGTTCACGCTTCCATAATCCGGTCGACGTCCACTTCGGTGCGGGTTCGCTTGGCGCTCTGCCGGAACTCGTCGGCAACCGTCGCGCAGTGCTCGTCACGATGCCCGAAGCAAGGGCGCTCGGCATGACGGGACAGATCGAGGCGCTGCTCGGCCGGCGGCTTGCCGGTGTGATCGATCAGGTCAGCCCGAACCCGGACGTGCGGGAGCTTGCGCCGATGTACGGCGACTTCTGGCGACGCTACGCGCAGTGCGAAGTGATCGTGGCGCTGGGCGGGGGCAGTGCGCTGGACACCGCCAAACTGCTGATGGTCGCAGGCGACGACGACAAGTTCGCCACGCTGGTCGATGCACTCGACGCGGGCGGCACCTTCCGGCCCACGCGCATCAAGCGGCTTATCACCATCCCCACGACCGCGGGCACCGGCAGCGAAGTTACGCCGTGGGCCACGCTGTGGGATCGGCACGTCAAACGCAAGAAGTACTCGCTGCATCTGCCGCAGACGTGGCCGGAGGCGGCCATCGTCGACCCCTGCCTGACACGCTCGCTGCCATACGCCGTGACGTTGCAAAGCGGTCTCGATGCGCTCTCGCATGCGCTCGAAGCGATCTGGAACGTCAACGCCAATCCGGTCTCCGACACCTTCGCCGTGACAGCTGCTCGGGACATGATGCGCGTGCTGCCCAAGCTCATGGTGTCGCTCGACGACATGACGCTGCGTGCGCAGGCGGCGCTGGCCGCGCTTCAGGCGGGCATGGCCTTCTCGAATACCAAGACGGCGCTCGCGCACTCGATTTCATACGACATGACGATTCGCCACGGCTTGCCGCACGGCATTGCGTGCTCGTTCACCCTGCCCGCGGTCATGCGTCTGGCGATCGGCAGGCGTGCGGATCGCGACGCCGTGCTGGCGCGCGTGTTCGACGGCGATATCGACGGCGCCCCCGAGGCGCTCACGGCATTCCTCAACGGTCTGGGCGTGGCCACCGAATTCTCCGCCTATGGCGTGAGCGGGCCGGAGTCCGCGGAGATGATCGCCGCTGCCCTCGACGGTCCGCGTGGACGTAATTTCATCGGCGCCGTCGCCTGATCGACAGGGCGACACCGCGCCGGTTTCGTTCTCGCGCAGTTGCTGTTGCATGAGTGTTTTCGAGTCTTACCCGTAGTCCCCGCAATACCCATTATCAAAACGATAGCCGCTCACCGGATCTCCGGCATGCGTGGCACAAGAGGCATCCAGGAGACAGACGCCCGGCGCAGATCGGTGCGTCGCAGCGCGCCGCCGGGGCGCGGCGCATCAACAGGAGGCGCAATGGAACAGGTTCTCACCGGAGTTGGCGCGCGGGATGCCGTCAACGCCGAAAAAGCGGTGCGCACGGTCGCGCTGGCCAGCCTGATCGGCACGACCGTCGAGTGGTATGACTTCTTTCTCTACGGCACCATCACCGGGCTCGTCTTCAACAAGCTCTTCTTTCCCAGCGGCGACGCCTTCGTTGCCACCGCGCTCGCTTACACCGTCTACGCCGTGGGCTTTGCCACCCGCCCGCTGGGCGGCATTCTCTTCGGCCATTTCGGCGACCGGCTCGGGCGCAAGCCATTGCTGATCGTCACACTCACCATCATGGGCGTGTCCACGTTCCTGATCGGTCTGGTGCCGACGTACGACAGCATCGGCATTGCCGCCCCGTTGATTCTGCTGTTTCTACGATTGCTGCAAGGCATCGGACTGGGCGGCGAATGGGGCGGTGCGGTGCTCATGGCATTCGAGTATGCGCCGCGGGACAAACGCGGGCAGTTCGCGGCGTATCCGCAGATCGGTCTCGCGGTGGGGCTGTGCCTGTCGACCGGCGTGGTTGCCCTGCTGTCGTCTACGCTTACCGACGAACAGTTCATGTCATGGGGCTGGCGGCTCGCGTTCATGCTGAGTCTGGTGCTCGTGGCGGTCGGCATGTTCATCCGGCTGCGTGTGCTGGAGACGCCGGAGTTCGCCCGGATCAAGGACAGCCAGCACGTGGCGCATGTGCCGCTCTCGGAGATCGTGCGCGACTATCGCCGCAACGTGTTGCTCGGCTGGGGGGCGCGATATATCGACGGCGTGGTGTTCAATGTGTATGCGGTGTTTGCGATCTCGTATCTCGTCGGCACGCTGCACTTTCCGAAGACGCCGATCCTGCTGGCCGTCACGCTGGCCGCTTTGGTGCTGGTCGTGACGATTCCGTATGCGTCGAAACTCTCCGATCGCGCCGGGCGGCGCCGCGTGTTTGCCGCGGGAGCGCTGGCATGCAGCTTGTCGTCGATTCCGGCGCTGGCCGTCATGCACTACTCGGGCAACGTCTGGTGGGTGTCGCTCGCGGTGATCGTGCCGCTCGGTGTCGTGTATGCGTTCGTGTACGGC
This is a stretch of genomic DNA from Pandoraea faecigallinarum. It encodes these proteins:
- the uvrA gene encoding excinuclease ABC subunit UvrA translates to MDKPSKPDPSAGHAIRIRGARQHNLKNLDVDLQTGEMTVVTGPSGSGKSSLVFDTLFAEGQRRYVETFSAYARQFLDRMDRPQVDHVEGVPPAIAIDQTNPVRSSRSTVGTMTELNDHLKLLFARAAALFDRETAQPVRHDTPETIYADLMARTAQSDPRLVLTFPVELPGTVTPDEVEQWLSASGYTRVQAEREVATAQGSRKVLDVVADRFRLQNTEKARAMEAIESSLKRGRARLNVYVLADEGEPEIWRYSQDLHCPDSDLHYADPQPALFSFNSAYGACEACRGFGRVIGVDLGLVIPDERKTLRGGAVKTIQTPAWKEIQDDLLEYAGKAGIPRDTPWSKLSPEHREWVIEGDPDWRGEWNKQWYGIRRFFGYLESKAYKMHIRVLLSKYRSYTTCETCGGARLKTEGLLWRLGSKENADAVLPPAQRFMPRGVSWSREQLEALPGLTMHDLMLMPITRVRQFFDSLTLASGLLDDALKLLQEEVGTRLKYLCDVGIGYLTLDRQSRTLSGGEVQRINLTTALGTSLVNTLFVLDEPSIGLHPRDMDRIVAAMHRLRDAGNTLVVVEHDPAVMLAADRVIDMGPGPGERGGQIVFDGTPEDVRRADTLTGSYLGGRKHVANASNWRARPVDDATPRLTLTGAREHNLKRVDVDIPLGRLVCVTGVSGSGKSTLVQDILSPALARHFGDPTEAPGAHDELIGAEQLSGVVFVDQSPIGKTARSNPASYVGAFDEIRKLFAAEPLALQRGYNASTFSFNSGNGRCPTCGGSGFEHVEMQFLSDVYLRCPDCDGKRYRAEVLDVKIQRAVPGEAMRELSVSDVLELTVNEAVKLFSSDRDVRRVLQPIVDVGLEYVKLGQPVPTLSGGEAQRLKLAGFLAEAAQKKTASGQKVAHRGRLFIFDEPTTGLHFDDIAKLMRAFGKLLDGGNSLLVIEHNLDVVRAADWIIDLGPEGGEGGGEVLCAGTLAHVLACEGSHTGRALADYERTVVAPALAAASGRTGGNAGMPLQTALRAERARRKPAGGDDIRIVNAREHNLKSLDVAIPRGRFSVITGVSGSGKSTLAFDILFNEGQRRYLESLNAYARSIVQPAGRPEVDAVYGIPPTVAIEQRLSRGGRKSTVATTTEVWHFLRLLYVKLGIQHCIHDGAPVTAQSPDSIVAQLMRDRRGQHVGLLAPLVVGRKGIYTDLAKWAKARGHSHLRVDGVFLPVDPWPKLDRFREHTIELPVGDVVIVPENEGMLRTLLAAALELGKGVMHLLAPLDGLGDTMGDEQPGEGVGEIEVFSVKRACPVCGTSYPDLDPRMFSFNSKHGWCATCVGTGLALTREQREAFDDTVLNQDNRGREHSLPSQDQEPEDVGDQPCPDCHGARLNGVARAVTFDGHAISDVAQWTVTDTRQWIERLALKGRDASIARDLISEIQGRLAFLEEVGLGYLTLDRAAPTLSGGESQRIRLAAQLGSNLQGVCYVLDEPTIGLHPRDNGILLGALRKLGDQGNTLVVVEHDEDTIRRADHIIDIGPGAGKRGGTLVAQGNVADLASHPDSLTGKFLAHPLQHPIQPRREVVAPAKGVDAVPPNWLTVHGATLHNLKNVTACLPLSRLTAITGVSGSGKSTLARDVLMTNLLDAVGRSVLSSPAERRARKGTVRHAVKADGKPRVKSEAPAQARQPVVHAWHGCESVTGWEMIDRVLEVDQTPIGKTPRSCPATYIGFWDTIRRLFADTLEARARGYSASRFSFNTGEGRCPACEGQGVRTIGMSFLADVKVLCDVCHGQRFNAETLAVTWRGKSIGDVLTMEVDEAVEFFASMPSIAHPLQLMKDVGLGYLTLGQPSPTLSGGEAQRIKLVTELTKVRDDITRRGQKSPHTLYVLDEPTVGLHMADVARLINVLHRLVNGGHTVVVIEHNLDVIAEADWIVDMGPEGGKDGGTVVAATSPDALARVKASHTGIALKPVLAQTAASGATAATPQEAATAK
- a CDS encoding DUF4148 domain-containing protein gives rise to the protein MKRTLITSALVSAMLAVSAGSAFASDAFDGPSEFSWVPQTSVLTRAQVREELVQAQQAGLVVQHDAVYPKAAPSAQPAAASAPVTMGSVGGLQRAGTTYFGN
- a CDS encoding O-acetylhomoserine aminocarboxypropyltransferase/cysteine synthase family protein, whose translation is MSDKNNGNEGTPGSPATPPWRLETLAVHGGYRPDPTTRAVAVPIYQTVAYAFDDTQHGADLFDLKVPGNIYTRIMNPTQDVLEQRVAALEGGVAALALASGQAAVTYAIQTIAEAGDNIVAASTLYGGTYNLLAHTLPLSGITTRFADPREPESFEPLIDDRTKAIFAESVGNPLGNITDIAKLAEIAHRHGIPLIIDNTVPSPYLLRPFEHGADIVVHSLTKYLGGHGTSIGGAIVDSGKFPWAEHKTRFKRLNEPDVSYHGVVYTQAFGPAAYIGRARVVPLRNTGAAISPFNAFQILQGIETLALRLERITDNALKVAQFLKTHPKVEWVNYAGLPEHPEHALVDKYLSGRGPGILTFGVKGGRAAGAAFQDALQLFTRLVNIGDAKSLATHPASTTHRQLSPDELRKAGVSEETVRLSLGIEHIDDLLADLDQALRK
- a CDS encoding undecaprenyl-diphosphate phosphatase, which gives rise to MDYLQVLVLAVVQGVAELLPVSSSAHVIMAEKLMGLDPSTPAMTLLLVMLHTGTMLAVIVYFWKSWRERYFSSKHDFIHNAKQVVVATAFTGVIGLALMFFIEKVLMRGTGHAEIEHLFGNLYIISAGLAMAGILILISGSRRAPMGDRPMRGADSAWIGAVQGICLPFRGFSRSGSTISTGMLRGLDKRRVEEFSFALAVVLTPPVIAKEAYRLYKSGGAQSLSGHFMSVLTPSLVGMGFSFLAGLVALRWLSRWLEHGRWYLFGIYCLVASAVVLAASQYL
- a CDS encoding LysR substrate-binding domain-containing protein gives rise to the protein MRITQLRSFHAVARHGSVTRAAQALHVSQPTMTTQIRALEDTYGVELFYRHGRGLTLTPTGKALYAVSLRIFSDEAEALGLLKEHGGLRTGELRLGAVGPHHAMEIVAAFQPRYPGIRISMRSGNSEEMIESLLAYRTDVAVLARYHDDVRLHAVPYRTHPVVLLVPRTHRFAQGRGSRGRGAGPSVKLADLADEPLLMREAGSTTRHALEAAMQEAGVVPKVAMEIGSREAIREAVILGLGIAAVSAREHTPDARLATVAIGDAKVETTTVVVCLAERRESRAIAAFMDVVAGLV
- the psrA gene encoding iron-containing alcohol dehydrogenase PsrA, with amino-acid sequence MTARSRFHNPVDVHFGAGSLGALPELVGNRRAVLVTMPEARALGMTGQIEALLGRRLAGVIDQVSPNPDVRELAPMYGDFWRRYAQCEVIVALGGGSALDTAKLLMVAGDDDKFATLVDALDAGGTFRPTRIKRLITIPTTAGTGSEVTPWATLWDRHVKRKKYSLHLPQTWPEAAIVDPCLTRSLPYAVTLQSGLDALSHALEAIWNVNANPVSDTFAVTAARDMMRVLPKLMVSLDDMTLRAQAALAALQAGMAFSNTKTALAHSISYDMTIRHGLPHGIACSFTLPAVMRLAIGRRADRDAVLARVFDGDIDGAPEALTAFLNGLGVATEFSAYGVSGPESAEMIAAALDGPRGRNFIGAVA
- a CDS encoding MFS transporter, with the translated sequence MEQVLTGVGARDAVNAEKAVRTVALASLIGTTVEWYDFFLYGTITGLVFNKLFFPSGDAFVATALAYTVYAVGFATRPLGGILFGHFGDRLGRKPLLIVTLTIMGVSTFLIGLVPTYDSIGIAAPLILLFLRLLQGIGLGGEWGGAVLMAFEYAPRDKRGQFAAYPQIGLAVGLCLSTGVVALLSSTLTDEQFMSWGWRLAFMLSLVLVAVGMFIRLRVLETPEFARIKDSQHVAHVPLSEIVRDYRRNVLLGWGARYIDGVVFNVYAVFAISYLVGTLHFPKTPILLAVTLAALVLVVTIPYASKLSDRAGRRRVFAAGALACSLSSIPALAVMHYSGNVWWVSLAVIVPLGVVYAFVYGPEASMFCELFDTRVRYTGISVVYQVSGIVSSSITPLVAATLLEYGGHKPWWIAVYVLVVGCLSAACAKAMKRTY